The following coding sequences lie in one Glycine soja cultivar W05 chromosome 16, ASM419377v2, whole genome shotgun sequence genomic window:
- the LOC114389691 gene encoding serine/threonine-protein kinase OXI1-like gives MNDGGSRQSDNAKPLDLENLRVVSAVGRGAKGVVFLARTGDRSSEECVALKVISKALIIQKKAKLNDTEEYTRVSFEEQVLRRFDHPLLPRLRGVFETDRVVGFAIDYCHGGTLRSLRKKQTEKMFSDDTIRFYAAELVLALEYLHKLGIVYRDLKPDNVMIQENGHIMLVDFDLSKKLNPKFPYSLSHNSSSNPNSEKKHTRRHWLTRFYKFCNWVISPYDSDSEPSLNNVNSARHIESNLVEKSNSFVGTEEYVAPEIVSGKGHDFSIDWWSYGIVLYEMLYGTTPFKGANRKETFYRILTKEPELTGEKTALRDLIGKLLEKDPDRRIRVDEIKGHDFFKGVKWDMVLRIVRPPYIPENEVKNKVGFGKSDVEVFVDKVFFPTGDDGGREKTKMVLEKKDSNNNGENINNMVKVDELSHVPTEKIDDFLIF, from the exons ATGAACGACGGCGGAAGCCGCCAAAGCGACAACGCAAAGCCACTCGATTTGGAAAACCTGAGAGTTGTCTCCGCCGTGGGGCGCGGCGCCAAGGGCGTCGTATTCCTCGCGAGGACCGGTGACCGGTCTTCGGAAGAGTGCGTGGCGCTGAAAGTGATATCGAAGGCGCTGATCATTCAAAAGAAGGCGAAGTTAAACGACACGGAGGAGTACACGAGGGTGTCGTTTGAAGAGCAAGTGCTGCGTCGTTTCGACCATCCGCTTCTGCCTAGGTTAAGAGGGGTTTTCGAAACCGATAGGGTCGTTGGGTTCGCCATTGATTACTGTCACGGTGGCACGCTCCGTTCGCTAAGGAAGAAACAGACTGAGAAAATGTTCTCTGATGACACCATCAG GTTTTACGCTGCGGAATTGGTTCTCGCATTGGAGTATTTGCACAAATTGGGAATAGTGTACAGAGATTTGAAGCCAGATAATGTGATGATTCAAGAAAACGGCCACATAATGTTGGTCGATTTTGACCTATCCAAAAAGCTAAACCCTAAATTCCCTTACTCATTGAGTCACAACTCGTCCTCGAATCCTAACTCGGAGAAAAAACACACAAGGAGGCACTGGTTAACGCGATTCTACAAATTCTGCAACTGGGTAATCTCACCCTACGACTCGGACTCGGAGCCCTCACTCAACAACGTCAACTCAGCACGCCACATCGAGTCCAACTTAGTCGAAAAATCAAACTCCTTCGTAGGAACAGAAGAGTACGTGGCTCCCGAAATAGTTTCGGGGAAAGGTCATGACTTCAGCATTGACTGGTGGTCATACGGCATCGTTTTGTACGAGATGTTGTACGGAACAACTCCGTTTAAGGGCGCCAATAGGAAGGAAACGTTTTACCGCATCTTAACGAAGGAGCCAGAGCTAACAGGGGAGAAGACGGCGTTACGGGATTTGATTGGGAAACTGCTGGAGAAAGATCCTGACCGTCGGATCAGGGTTGATGAGATCAAGGGCCATGATTTCTTCAAGGGGGTTAAGTGGGACATGGTGTTGCGCATTGTGAGGCCACCTTATATTCCCGAAAATGAGGTCAAGAACAAAGTGGGGTTCGGCAAAAGCGACGTGGAAGTGTTCGTGGACAAGGTGTTTTTTCCAACAGGTGATGATGGaggaagagagaaaacaaaaatggtgttggaaaagaaggatagtaataATAATGGTGAGAATATTAACAATATGGTGAAAGTTGATGAATTGAGTCATGTTCCCACCGAGAAGATTGacgattttttgattttttga